From a single Pseudorasbora parva isolate DD20220531a chromosome 17, ASM2467924v1, whole genome shotgun sequence genomic region:
- the wu:fj16a03 gene encoding uncharacterized protein wu:fj16a03, with the protein MKAWFVLLLLLPLCMADHQIDCYGEDFLMVRNMVLHCRSKVPQACYSRGTGEKGCVSLDMCQRKGWKCCYENLCNA; encoded by the exons ATGAAGGCCTGGTTTGTTCTGCTCCTGTTGCTGCCTCTCTGCATGG CGGATCATCAAATCGACTGCTACGGGGAGGATTTCCTGATGGTGAGGAACATGGTCCTACACTGCAGGAGTAAAGTTCCTCAGGCCTGCTACAGCAGAG GCACTGGAGAGAAAGGCTGCGTGAGCTTGGACATGTGTCAAAGGAAAGGCTGGAAATGCTGCTATGAAAACCTGTGCAATGCCTGA